In Conger conger chromosome 5, fConCon1.1, whole genome shotgun sequence, the DNA window ccaaataacaaacTATTATTTGTGCACAACAATTATCCAAAATCACCTCTGAATAATATCTGAATAAACTGATTTCCCTGTGTTTATACCGTTGCAGACATTCTTATAATTTCTACCGCCTTCACCCTACGCCCTCCAATCATCCCAATGCGTTACTCGTGGTCTCCTTTCATTGGACGAGGGCAGGACCAATGAACGACAGCCATCTGGTTAGGCGATATAACTGAAATCCCCTCATGCCTTGTGGCAAAACTAAGCGAAAGGTACCGGTGTACTAGATGCGCTGGTACGCAGCATAATCATGACAGATACAGTCGTGCTATTTTCGGTATTCTTTGCCGCATTCACCGTTGATGCTACCGTTTACTTCAAAGAACAGTTTCTAGATGGAGGTAAAGTTATTGTTTTGTACTGTCGACATTGCTTGCGTCTCAGTTTCATTCGCTGGTTGGGTAGCTGTCTGCTtccataataatttaatattattttgaaacttgcGAGTTTTCGTAATATATGCTtaataaaaatttttaaaaaactatatatatatatatatatatatatatatatatatatatatatctatatataatatCTTAGGCAATGATATTGAATGTAACAGATCCTGTGTGATTAGGGAATCCTAACGTTAGTTACAAATGCAGCTAGGTAGTATTTCCGCGAAGTAAGATAAGGATTTGGATGGGGTGAAACGACTAGTGATCTTGCTAATATGTTATCTGGATTGGCGCGTGAATATAGAATGTAAGTTACGCGTAAATTTGGGTCAGCAGCCGAACTTCCGTTGACCCATTAGTTTGGCAAGGTTCGTGCGGGATGCTCGCTATGTAGCGTAAGAAGGAAGTTGGAAAGCATTTATCGGTGACTGTGTGTAGACTGAGGGGTGGTTGGTTATTACGTTCACGATATTTCCTGTCGTATGTGGCTAGAATTTATACCCGAAACTTGTATCTTAACCTTTTAAATTATCACCCGAGCTAAGGACACTTGTAACCTGATCAGGAATTTGCTCGTGTACAGACCCATGTTGACGTAGGGACAGACTCGACCGGTGTCTGTAATAAAAGCTGAGGTCGAGATGTGCACGTCAGTTCCCcactttacatttatatttagaaaattaaattttaaccAATATTCCAGAAACatgattatcctaatgtttgaTTACGGCTCAGGTCCACGGAGAAGCTGGTTTGGAGCCTCTTGACCACTGAATAGGTGGTAGGCTATCCCAGACAGTCCCGCTCCGGAAGAATCTTGTCGCTCATTGTAAAGTCTCTCTCCTTAGACGCCTGGAGTAGCCGTTGGTTGGAATCCCAGCACAAATCGGACTACGGGAAATGGAAGCTGACCGCTGGAAATTTCTACGGGGACGCCGAGAAGGACAAAGGTGAGTGAGATTTGGGCGTCAGCGCACTGGGCGTGCGGGGGGTCGTGGTGCTGGGGGAGCTCTGACGCGGGTGCGGTTATGTTCCCAGGCCTCCAGACCAGCCAGGACGCCCGTTTCTACGCGCTGTCGGCCCGCTTCGAGCCCTTCAGTAACGCGGGGAAGCCGCTGGTGATCCAGTTCACCGTGAAGCACGAGCAGAAGATTGACTGTGGTGGCGGCTACGTGAAGGTGTTCCCCGCCGACCTGGACCAGGCCCAGATGCACGGAGACTCGGAGTACTACATCATGTTCGGTCAGTGTGCTcatccctgacctctgacctctcccaatCGCTCTACCTGAGCCGCCTGTCAGTCCACATCCTGTAAACATGTGTGGCTCCTGTgtttctccctgtgtgtgtgtgtgtgtgtgtgtttctccctctgtgtgttaGGCTTGGTAAAGATCTGTTTAGAAAGATGTGTAGTGTCGCTAAAGATCTCTCAGTAGAAAACTTCAACATTTTCACCCAAGTTTTTCAGACTTTTCAGACCAGATTCTGTAGTTTTGCTGTGTTACCCACAGGGCCAGATTCTGTAGTTTTGCTGTGTTTCCCACAGGGCCAGATTCTGTAGTTTTGCTGTGTTACCCACAGGGCCAGATTCTGTAGTTTTGCTGTGTTACCCACAGGGCCAGATTCTGTAGTTTTGCTGTGTTACCCACAGGGCCAGATTCTGTAGTTTTGCTGTGTTTCCCACAGGGCCTGATATCTGTGGCTACAGCACAAAGAAGGTCCATGTGATCTTCAACTACAAAGGGAAGAACCACCTCATCAAGAAGGATGTTAAATGCAAGGCAAGTTGTGATCTTACTCCGCAAAGCAAGAGTTCATTGTCCGGCTCTAGTTCTGACCCAAATCTCTACTTCTAATTCTACTTTTGACCCAAAGTTCTGTATCCAGTTATAGTTCTGACACAAAGTCGTGCTCTGGGTTCTGGCCCGTTCCTGTGCCCTCCCCCGCAGGACGATGAGCTGACGCACCTCTACACGCTGGTCCTGCTGCCAGACCAGACCTACGAGGTGAGGATTGACGGGGAGAAGGTGGAGTCGGGCAGCCTGGAGGAGGACTGGGACATTCTGCCCCCGAAAAAGATCAAGGACCCGGACGCCACCAAGCCCAAGGACTGGGACGAGAGGGAGAAGGTGGATGACCCCGAGGACAAGAAGCCGGAGGCGAGTTCACCTGTGCCACTTTACCTGTGCAGCTGAGCCCCTGggctccaggttttactcagcgcagttatccagctgactccgtaatcctgcttcttGATACGGGCCCCTTTACTCCATCACCCCCCTTTACTCCATCACCCCCCTTTACCTTCCCCCTCCATCACCCCCCATTACTCCATCACCCCCTTTACCTTCCCCCTCCATCACCCCCCTTTACCTCCCCCCTCCATCACCCCCTTTACTCCATCACCCCCTTTACCTTCCCCCTCCATCACCCCCTTTACCTTCCCCCTCCATCACCCGCCTTTACTCCATCACCCCCCTTTACTCCATCACCCCCCTTTACTCCATCACCCCCCTTTACTCCATCACCCCCTTTACCTTCCCCCTCCATCACCCCCCTTTACTCCATCACCCCCTTTACCTTCCCCCTCCATCACCCCCCTTTACTCCATCACCCCCCTTTACTCCATCACCCCCCTTTACTCCATCACCCCCCTTTACCTCCCCCCTCCATCACCCCCTTTACCTTCCCCCTCCATCACCCCCTTTACCTTCCCCCTCCATCACCCCCCTTTACTCCATCATCCCCTTTACTCCATCATCCCCCTCCATCACCCCCTTTACTCCATCACCCCCCTTTACCTCCCCCCTCCATCACCCCCCTTTACCTCCCCCGTCCATCACCCCCCTTTACTCCATCACccccaggctgccccagtcatgtaccttagccactaggctacaggctgccccagtcgtgtaccttagccactacgctacaggctgtcccagtcatgtaccttagccactaggctacaggctgccccagtcatgtaccttagccactaggctacaggctgccccagtcatgtaccttagccactcggctacaggctgtcccagtcatgtaccttagccactaggcaggctgtcccagtcatgtatcttagccactaggctacaggctgtcccagtcatgtaccttagccactaggcaggctgtcccagtcatgtaccttagccactaggcaggctgtcccagtcatgtaccttagccactaggcaggctgtcccagtcatgtaccttagccactaggctataggctgcctcagtcatgtaacttagccactaggcaggctgtcccagtcatgtaccttagccactaggcaggctgtcccagtcatgtaccttagccactaggcaggctgtcccagtcatgtaccttagccactaggctacaggctgtcccagtcatgtaccttagccactaggcaggctgtcccagtcatgtaccttagccactaggcaggctgtcccagtcatgtaccttagccactaggcaggctgtcccagtcatgtaccttagccactaggctacaggctgcctcagtcatgtaacttagccactTCTGTGCGGGACTTTGGAGTGTCATGGGCAAAGTTTCTGAAGTTCATAATGTGTGGTTTCATCCTGTCAGGATTGGGTGAAGCCAGAGAACATTCCGGATCCCGACGCCAAGAAGCCAGATGACTGGGAAGAGGACATGGATGGGGAGTGGGAGCCGCCCATGATCCCAAACCCGGAATACAAGGTGGGAATGCCCCGGAAGCACATTCACCcgcacacagagcaggagtaATGTACGGCATGCACctgtttgcattacattatggcACATAGCTGACTCCTATCCAGAGTACGGCCTGGATCACGTTGAGgttaacctaaccctaaccctaacccctgacATGGCTGcgtacctaaccctaacccaaaacaCTTTTCAGGATAGTCAGTGTGTGACGTAGCAGCAGCAGTCTGTGCGTCCGGGCTGCTTGTTCACCGCAACGCTTTCTTCGCCCTGCAGGGGGAGTGGAAACCCAAGCAGATCCCCAACCCCGACTACAAGGGTGTGTGGCTGCACCCCGAGATCCCCAACCCTGCGTACACAGCCGACGCCAGCGTCTACACCTTCCACAGCATCGGTGTGCTCGGCCTCGACCTGTGGCAGGTAGGCGGGACTGCGcagcaggggattgtgggtacgGCCTCAGTCGAAGGCCTGCGTGAGGTCATCAGcgccgtccgtctgtctgtctgcaggtgaAGTCCGGGACCATCTTTGACAACTTCCTGATCACAGACGACGTGAAGGAGGCAGAGCAGTTTGGCGAGGAGACCTGGGGGGCCACCAAGGTAAGGGGGGCGGGCGTCACCTGGCGTAAAGCCCCACACACATCACCTGATCACCTGATCACCTGGCCTAAAGCGCCACACACATCACCTGATCACCTGACCTAAAGCCCCACATCACTCACCTGATCACCTGACCTAAAGCCCCACACACATCACCTGATCACCTGATCACCTGGCCTAAAGCCCCACACACATCACCTGATCACCTGATCACCTGACCTAAAGCCCCACACACATCACCTGATCACCTGATCACCTGACCTAAAGCCCCACACACATCACCTGATCACCTGATCACCTGGCCTAAAGCCCCACACACTTGGTGCTGTAATTGCCTGTTTGCCGTGTGTACAGGACTTGATGCTTATGGCTGCAGATGACTGATTCTCTATATGAATTGTACTCTGCCTGACGTTCTGTCGTTGTTCTAAtgactttattgtacgtcgctttggataaaagcacctgCTAAAGAAATTCAGTGTGTGAGCTATTGAGGTGGGAGGGGCTTTACCTTTAAATCCTCCTGCCTGCTCAACCTCCTGCAGGAgccagaaaagaaaatgaaggaggtggaggaggagaagaaaagaaaggaagaggaagagaagaacAAGGAGCAGGACACACAGGCtggggatgaagaggaggaggaggagggagaggaggaggaggaggaggatggtgGGGCCGCGGCCGACGATGAAGAGCAggatgaggaggatgaagagggggAGGACATTCCTAAAAAAGACGAGCTGTGACCCCCCCCATATAAAGCTGCTCAGGGAGACTGTGCTGCATCCtcacctgccccctccctcattttatatttaatttaatttaatctggTGGGGGAGTTGGGAGATGGTgactatgcaggattttactGATTGATGTGCCTTGATTTTCAAGGTTATTTATGTGCTCTTGCCTGCCCCCAGAGGCCCTGTGTGGAAGTGCAGTCGTTCACAATGACCGTGGATGACACTTTATCATCGTCATCGTTCTCCTTCACcaccaaaaaatgaaaagcctTAAAGCCTGAAAGCATCGCTTCAGTCGTGATTTACCTTCTATGGTAAAGGGGACATAacatttgctttttatttttgttttatgatcTGTGGCCAAAGTCTTTCTAACTGCTGTTTCTGTAATTTACTAAGGTGTGCTGACACTGGCTTGTTTTCAGAACCTTATGTCTTCATTCACTAGCCCAAAGGCTTTTCTCCGTGAGGGGTTCTACAGGCTTTTACATCAGTTTAGCGGGGCAGTCTGTGATTGGTCGGTTAATACGGCAGAGATATTTCCTTCCCTCAGTATCGCCTGGCTGGCAGCGGCTTTTAGAGCCGAGCTGAACCCGCGGGCCGACGTTTGCAGTCTTGGGGCGgcagctgccttccaggcgcACTGGGGAAGGAAAATACCGCGGGCAGAATAATTGTTCCGTCATGGTCACGTTTTCCGTAGTGCCTTTCCCGCCATCAGTCTGCAGTGGGCTGCTATGAACGTCTTTCAGAACGATAGGCGGTTGActtaataataaactttatttacttGGCTCACTGTGTCGAGCTTTAGATGATTCTCATTCCTCAATAGATTCAAGTTATTGCAGCTGTGCTTTTAAGAGCGTAGTTTGTTGCTGAGCCAAAATTTGACCGATGAAGCTTTTGTTAAATCcctgttgtctgtgtgtatgtatgtatgtgtgcgcgcgcgcacgcgtgtgtgtgtttgggtgcttTCATTaatttggttggttccatttaCACAGACATCGTCTGTCCAGttatcagccaaacatgtgtaACCTTGGACAATTTCTGCTATCAGgatcaaatgtgtttttgcaaagttttataaaaaatataacatcTGTCATGTGtgttgcatttttgcatttcaacctgcagtaaatcctcaaattgtgtccgggattctatttgaagccgggcctcggataatagccgggggcgtggccgattcggacaaataaaggctggtccccaaatacaagccggggtaatgttgcctaccagtagggctatcagtccatgagcactagaagacattgtttcgatttaactcaatgaaataaaagagctcttcttaatattttatattgttggttggtttaatactgttgccaatgaaaagtcgttgtcctacaccatgggtctccaacatgtttctctcaagctaccagtcgcttgccgcccccttctgagtagcttgccaaagcctgaagcagtatacatttaaacacaattgttgccgcgaggcattccagcctacgaatttaataaaaagtagatcaggcaaaattaaacattaactcaatttaggctacttggctacgcaataaggtttccatgtatttactgcacagcgcacgttcaatgaatgaatgaaagcggctgccttgactcgcaataaacagacgggtggaaatcccgacactctttcaactacataaaacttaacagtgaaccatcaaatgcCCCCCAGAtctcagtgcccatcagtcccaacatttagcaatagaatcaaacagtccaaaagtaaattaaatcccaaaccaaagcgaaaatcttttgatagcctaccggtatgctgctccaaacgaaacgcatgtctcacaataaaacgcactttaggaaaaaaagatccttaacttgctgttatctacgctaatttgttattgttcatgaaggcgtgtctggcaagttgttattttatggattctggacttgcatgtgatttattgtgtttgagaatatttgaaataaactaagtctgttaaaactgacactatgacttaccaaacggtgttcctgattagcctacactaattgatttctgaatggttacaggaagtgttgaacagtgttggcccactttaagtgtagccttttactttatttctaagaatacaATTCTGCAACaaaagcctaataagaaataaaggcctgtctcgaatacaagcctgccccaaataaaggcctgtgctttgtgcagcctaagtaaataaagaCCCCgcccacaatttgaggatttacggtaattGTATTTTGAAGACCGGGGTTCCGAGGGTTCCGGGGTTCCGAGGGCACTGAGCGGCCCCTCATAAGGTGTGCCTTTTCATGCACTGCGCCTATTGGCTGACAGCTGCCCCAGTCACAAGGATAGGTTGGTCAACCACCAAAACCACACCTGCCATTGTATAAGTTCCCCACACGATGGCGCtgcatcataaaaaaaaaatagcccaAACACAAGCGGATTGCTTTAGCCACAGTTAATATGCCTTATTTCAGTCACCGATTACATTACATAtcattcagcagacgcttttatccaaagcaacgtacgaAACCAGCGTGCAATCAAAAGAAAATCGTCTACGACTGTTTATGACACCAATGATGCGTTTGAATTGTATTTTATCTATGGCAAGAACATTTGGGAAAACTAGTCGGTGTCGCTAAATGGAATCACCTGTTCTTAAAATTTAATTCCATTTAAAAGTGTTTGTGTAGTTTCGCTATTCAAAAATATAATCCATTTGTatgcattattaatattaataattgttATAATTATAACTATAATGATATTTATAGAGTTTGTATGAAGCTTGTTATTTAGTTGAGAGGAGTCGTGTCGCTCTGCTTCCTCTGGGATTCGGTCCAATTTGGACGCGCGTCTCAGTACAAAGCTTGGTGCGCGCTCCCGTAGCGGCAGGAAACATGGCGGCGCTCATGTCACTCGCCCAGGTACAGTTGCTTGTTTGGTCAATCTTTTACTGTGAGACAGGTGTGGAATTACCACCGTCGTTGTTTCTGGTGATGGGTACGTGTCTGATATGCATTAGCTTTCGGTTATGAGTGAGATCTGGTCGCTGAGATCCCGGGGGAAATCACAGCGCTCGGCTGAAAGGTTGTACGGGGGCAAGGCCCGTGTAAATAATCGCCGGTTCAGACTAGACTGAGATTGAGTCGGCGATCTAAATTATACTGAGAAGCTGATGGGAACTTGACGCAGCATGTCATAAAAGCGGGAGCTAAAACGCTTGTATGGATATACCTATGGCAACAGAAATCAGGGAATCCGACACATTAGCGGTCTTGCTTTATAAAGGGTGTTTGGTGTGTAGTCAGGTTTGTTTCTCGTTGGTTTGGCTCGTTGTTGTCTGACTGCCTCTAATAGTCTCTTAGCTCGAGATTATTATGGCCAGTGACGACATTGGAACAAATGTGGAACCGGCGAAGTAGTCAGCTCGACAGTGTTTATTAAGAATATAACAGATATCACTGGAATTGCATGCCACCATGAAGGTATGTTAGATATTCTGaatttaaatgtcaaatgtcaatGTAGTttctcatatattttttttattgtcaggTGCTGCGTTCAGCATTCTCGACAGGTGCATACGTCCTTATTTGCCAAATCGCCGGGCGGGTACCTGCGTGGCTAGCACAGTGGCTAAGCTACTACACTACGGCACTTGGACGCGATCAGCGTTTCATGGTGGCTGATGTTTATTGTGACCGGCCACTCTCACAGATAATCTCTTTCAACAATCTACGTTATATCTAGCTAGCTGGAGTTTTACGCATCTGTTCATAGGCAGGGTCCTGTCAGGATTTTGAGACAGAAATCATGGGGGTGATGTGGATAGTTTGGCATTTGACTCTGTCAGTGACATTTTACAGACCGGTAAAACAAGATCTGACAAAGCATCCATCTTAAGGCATGGCAGTACATAGAGTGCAGCTGGTCGGTCTTGTTTTGGCTGTTCCTGTGAAAAGCGGCCCACAGCCTTGACTTGTGACATTAAAGTCACTGGAAAGCGGCTGGAAAATGTTGAAATAGCCATACATTATCACAGAGCCTCCACCACATAGctattcaaagtaatgtaaGTAACTATGACAACACGCATTTGAAGTCAGCCATGAAGTCTATTTTGTCAAGATTGTATGGGTGTGGTCTGGACCTCTCCCCTCAACCCAAAATGTATCACCCACAAGTGAAGTGAATCATttaggagaaggagggagactgggagagggataagGTCAATACAGGGATTAAGATGCAGACTCCTCACAGAACGTCCCAGGTCAGGAGTCAAACCCAGTGACGTTGGGTTATGGTGTTACCACCCTGCTGCTGTGTAATTTAGGCTACAAATCTCTCTCTGCATAATCTATATTTACAAATCCcatgaaactatgggaggaTTTATGCAATGcgactaaaacatttattgccCCTTAGTTCAGGGAATTCTCAATGTCATCACGGACCCTGACCAAATAGCTCAGTCATAATAAACTGAACTCCACCCATTAATTCCCCACATAGCgatagatggaaatgtttagactgataTAAGTTGATATTGATCTCTCTCAATTCTCAAATTTTGCTGATCAATTCATTACATTCAATGTCATTCACAGACTGACCTTTTCAGTCACTTTAAGAGAGGTGTGTTATTGTTGGGACTTTGCCCTGTCCTGTGTTTAGTTTACAAACAGGTTTTCAGTGCAGGGCAGGTCTACCAGTTGATTGACAGCAGCAACACTGTGCGTAATCCCTCGGTATACATGCTAAAGAGTGCAgggaacacgcacacacacacacacgcatatacatacacgcacacactctcacgcacacacacacacacgcatatacatagacgcacacactctaacgcgcacacacacatacacacacacgcacacactctcacacacactcttacacacacacacatgcacatacacactcacacacatacacacacacacacacacacacgcatatacatacacgcacgcacgcacacatacacacacgcacacactctcacgcacacacacacacacgcatatacatacacgcatacactctcacgcacacacacacacacgcatatacacacacgcacacgcacacactctcacacacacacacacactctcacgcacacatacacacacgcacacacgcacacactctcacgcacacatacacacacacacacgcatatacacacacgcacgcacacatacacacacacacacgcatatacacacacacgcacacacgcacacactcacgcacacgcacacatacacacacacgcacatactctcacacatacacacacacacacacacgcatatacacacacgcacgcacacatacacacacacacacgcacacactctcacacacacacacatacacgcacacactctcacgcacacatatgcacacactcacacacacacacacacacacacacacacacacactcacacacacatacacaccctcacaccacacatatgcacacactcacacacacacacacactcacacacacatacacaccctcacaccacacatatgcacacacacacacacacacccacactctctcacacacacacacacacacacactcacacagacacaagcacacacacacacccaccacacacacacacacacacacacacacacacacacacacacacagacacaagcacccacccacacacacacacacactcacgcatatacacacacactcacacacacacacacacacacacacacacacacactcacgcatatacacacacgctcacacgcacgcacacgcacacactcacaccacacacgcgcacactcacacactcacacaaactctctcacacactcacactcacacccacactctctcacacacacacacacacacacacacacactctctcaaaaacacacacactcactcacacacacacacacacacacacacactcacacacacacactcacactcacacacacactcgcacactcacaccacacaccacacacgcacacacacacgcgcacaccacacacgcacacaagtgcacacatttATTGGCTTGCTAGTGTTGTTGttagtgttgttgtttgtgttgttcagTAGTTATTGGCTTGCTAGTGTTGTTCAGTAGTTATTGGCTTGCTAGTGTTGTTGttagtgttgttgtttgtgttgttcagTAGTTATTGGCCTGCTAGTGTTGTTGttagtgttgttgtttgtgttgttcagTAGTTTTTGGCTTGCTAGTGTTGTTGttagtgttgttgtttgtgttgttcagTAGTTATTGGCTTGCTAGTGTTGTTGttagtgttgttgtttgtgttgttcagTAGTTTTTGGCTTGCTAGTGTTGTTGttagtgttgttgtttgtgttgttcagTAGTTATTGGCTTGTTAGTGTTTAGTGTTGTTCAGTAGTTATTGGcttgttgatgatgatgtttgtATTGTTCAGTTTGTTATTGGCTTGTTAGTGATGTTGTTTGTATTGTTCAGTTTGTTATTGGCTTGTTAGTGTTTTTCAGTTTGTTATTGGCTTGTTAGTGATGTTGTTTgtattgttgtttgtgttgttcagTAGTTATTGGCTTGttagtgttgttgtttgtgttgttcagTAGTTATTGGCTTGttagtgttgttgtttgtgttgttcagTAGTTATTGGCTTGCTAGTGTTGTTGTtagtgttgtttgtgttgttcagTAGTTATTGGCTTGCTAGTGTTTAGTGTTGTTCAGTAGTTATTGGcttgttgatgatgatgtttgtATTGTTCAGTTTGTTATTGGCTTGTTAGTGTTTTTCAGTTTGTTATTGGCTTGTTAGTGATGTTGTTTGTATTGTTCAGTTTGTTATTGGCTTGttagtgttgttgtttgtgttgttcagTAGTTATTGGCTTGCTTAATGATCTGAAGTGTTTTCTTTTCCCAGCTCTCGAGTGGAAGCCCTGTGTATGATAGCTATTACAGACAGGTAAGGCACACCTGTGCCCTGCTCCTAACACATCTACCTGTGCCCTGCTCCTAAGGTCAGCTACCCAGCCTGacacagtgatgatgtcatggtGATGTTCCCACAGGTGGATCGTGGAGGCACAGGTAGAGTGGGGCCTGCTGAAGGGGCTCTTTTCCTGAAGAAGTCAGGGCTCTCAGATTCCACCCTGGGAAAGGTGGGTGTGATGGGCAGGGCAGGGAAAGGGCAGTGGTGGGGGTGGGAATCTGAGGAAaatcacattaaaaatacattaaaaaaaaaaaaaaagaaattgcattgCAATGAATAATCTTTTCAGCACTAACCCCATATCTGACCCCAGAGCAGAAAtcctcaccctctctttctaagtgcctgttcctctcctcctgctctcagATCTGGGAACTGGCAGATCCTGATGGAAAAGGCTACCTGGACAAACAGGTAGATGGAGCCGTGGTTTTAGCAGCTCTGTGGTTTTagcgagtgtgtgttttagcgtGTGTGGtttttgcacgtgtgtgttgtAGCGAGTGTGtggtttttgcatgtgtgtgttgtagcgAGTGTGtggtttttgcatgtgtgtgttgtagcgAGTGTGtggtttttgcatgtgtgtgttgtagcgAGTGTGtggtttttgcatgtgtgtgttgtagcgAGTGTGtggtttttgcatgtgtgttttagcATACGTGTGTCGTTTTAGCGTGTGTGGtttttgcacgtgtgtgttgtAGCGAGTGTGtggtttttgcatgtgtgtgttgtagcaAGTGTGtggtttttgcatgtgtgtgttgtagcgagtgtgtgttttagcgtGTGTGGtttttgcacgtgtgtgttgtAGCGAGTGTGtggtttttgcatgtgtgttttagcgtacgtgtgtgttttagcGTACGTGTGTTTtagcgtacgtgtgtgttttagcgtacgtgtgtgttttagcgtacatgtgtgttttaGCGTACGTGTGTCGTTTTAGCGGGTGTGTGGGTTTAGCGGGTGTGTTTTAGCGTA includes these proteins:
- the LOC133128441 gene encoding calreticulin-like encodes the protein MTDTVVLFSVFFAAFTVDATVYFKEQFLDGDAWSSRWLESQHKSDYGKWKLTAGNFYGDAEKDKGLQTSQDARFYALSARFEPFSNAGKPLVIQFTVKHEQKIDCGGGYVKVFPADLDQAQMHGDSEYYIMFGPDICGYSTKKVHVIFNYKGKNHLIKKDVKCKDDELTHLYTLVLLPDQTYEVRIDGEKVESGSLEEDWDILPPKKIKDPDATKPKDWDEREKVDDPEDKKPEDWVKPENIPDPDAKKPDDWEEDMDGEWEPPMIPNPEYKGEWKPKQIPNPDYKGVWLHPEIPNPAYTADASVYTFHSIGVLGLDLWQVKSGTIFDNFLITDDVKEAEQFGEETWGATKEPEKKMKEVEEEKKRKEEEEKNKEQDTQAGDEEEEEEGEEEEEEDGGAAADDEEQDEEDEEGEDIPKKDEL